The following coding sequences are from one Lolium rigidum isolate FL_2022 chromosome 6, APGP_CSIRO_Lrig_0.1, whole genome shotgun sequence window:
- the LOC124665754 gene encoding two-component response regulator ORR26-like — MADASAFPYGLRVLVVDDDPTWLKILEKMLRKCSYEVTTCGLARVALDILRERRNKFDIVISDVNMPDMDGFKLLEHIGLEMDLPVIMMSIDGETSRVMKGVQHGACDYLLKPVRMKELRNIWQHVYRKKMHEVKEIEDHDSCDDLQMLRYGFEGFDEKGLFMTVDSDTTRKRKDVDKDHADQDSDGAAAKKARVVWSVDLHQKFVNAVNQIGFDKVGPKKILDLMNVPGLTRENVASHLQKYRLYLGRLQKQNEERILGAARQDFSNKGPSENLNLRSSFQEQPSNISSGYPHASQKIQGQNSVLDSQLEDTKRTVPLPVSDKCINSASSVAESQSVVGASPLGGVLSFKGLPVNQDRKPSETMNLGCPAWNGGVPSKQFMQYPKHNRARCDLLGDYACLPKPDLEHPIAPGHLFTPPPLISMSCSMELDTRHFSDVKPGLLDCLKSLSPALTCTVDSVSAQLSDSVVTSADADRKFSNVEGLPSTNFDQTINQGALVRSQEPSIICGAEFSSLTEDLPLYPLQGVSFENIGLGGIDLFHYNDAMILSGLQSNWYDDQDQFAGETIDYPLMDGCLFA, encoded by the exons ATGGCCGACGCCTCCGCCTTCCCCTACGGCCTgcgcgtcctcgtcgtcgacgacgacccaACCTGGCTCAAGATACTCGAGAAGATGCTCAGGAAGTGTTCCTACGAAG TTACCACATGCGGCCTTGCTAGAGTTGCTCTTGACATCCTTCGGGAGAGGAGAAACAAGTTCGACATTGTAATTAGTGATGTCAACATGCCAGACATGGATGGTTTTAAGCTTCTCGAACACATTGGACTTGAGATGGATCTGCCTGTTATAA TGATGTCCATTGATGGAGAGACAAGTAGGGTGATGAAAGGTGTCCAGCATGGTGCTTGCGATTACCTCCTTAAGCCCGTTCGGATGAAGGAACTCCGGAACATTTGGCAACACGTATATAGGAAAAAAATGCATGAGGTTAAAGAGATCGAAGACCATGATAGCTGTGATGATCTCCAAATGCTCAGATATGGTTTCGAGGGATTTGATGAGAAGGGACTATTTATGACAGTTGATTCCGATACCACGAGGAAGAGGAAAGATGTGGACAAGGACCACGCAGATCAGGACAGTGATGGTGCTGCTGCTAAAAAAGCTAGAGTAGTTTGGTCCGTTGATCTACATCAGAAGTTCGTAAATGCCGTGAACCAAATTGGATTTGACA AAGTTGGACCGAAGAAGATACTGGACCTGATGAACGTGCCTGGCTTGACCAGGGAGAATGTTGCTAGCCATCTTCAG AAATATCGCCTCTACTTGGGTAGGCTGCAAAAGCAGAACGAGGAAAGGATATTGGGAGCTGCTAGGCAAGATTTCAGCAATAAGGGGCCATCAGAGAACCTTAACCTCAGAAGCTCCTTCCAAGAACAACCAAGCAATATCTCCAGTGGATATCCACATGCTTCCCAGAAGATACAAGGTCAGAACAGTGTGTTAGATTCTCAGCTAGAAGACACCAAGCGCACGGTCCCCTTACCGGTGTCAGATAAATGCATAAATTCTGCAAGTTCTGTTGCCGAGTCTCAGAGTGTCGTTGGTGCTTCACCGTTAGGCGGAGTGCTGTCTTTCAAAGGTTTGCCAGTGAATCAGGACAGGAAGCCATCAGAAACCATGAACCTGGGATGCCCGGCCTGGAATGGAGGCGTGCCATCCAAGCAGTTCATGCAATACCCAAAGCATAACCGTGCACGCTGTGACTTGTTAGGGGACTATGCATGCCTGCCAAAGCCAGATTTGGAGCACCCCATTGCTCCTGGTCATCTGTTTACACCACCACCGCTAATCTCGATGAGTTGCAGTATGGAGTTGGATACCAGACACTTTTCAGATGTGAAGCCAGGCCTTCTTGACTGCCTCAAGTCCTTATCCCCGGCATTGACATGTACAGTTGACTCGGTTTCTGCTCAGCTCAGTGACAGTGTTGTGACATCAGCTGATGCTGACCGGAAGTTCTCCAATGTGGAAGGTTTGCCTAGCACTAACTTTGATCAGACAATCAACCAAGGCGCTTTGGTTCGTTCTCAAGAACCAAGTATCATATGTGGCGCGGAATTTTCTTCTCTGACCGAGGATCTTCCCCTCTATCCACTTCAAGGTGTCTCCTTTGAGAATATAGGGCTAGGTGGCATCGATTTGTTTCactacaatgatgcgatgatactGTCCGGACTACAGAGTAACTGGTACGATGATCAGGACCAGTTCGCCGGCGAAACAATAGACTACCCGTTGATGGATGGATGTCTCTTTGCATGA